A stretch of Porites lutea chromosome 5, jaPorLute2.1, whole genome shotgun sequence DNA encodes these proteins:
- the LOC140936646 gene encoding arylsulfatase B-like, which yields MSSRGSRKKMELCKLYHLCILVTLSLSVAVANRANKPPHILLVVADDLGWSDVGFHGSKIQTPNIDQLASEGVILDNYYVMPICTPTRSALLTGMYPIHTGLQHLVLFPSSPYGLSTNFTTLPQKLKESGYATHMVGKWHLGYNKWEITPTYRGFDTFYGFYNGQEDHYSHKVLDILDLRDNEEPVRDLDGTFGTFAFAERAKKVIESHNSSAPLFLYMAFQNVHIPLQVPKRYSDKYSFIDDEDRRTYAGMVDILDEAVGNITQAMKDAGLWKDTLMVFTTDNGGWHNHGGFNWPLRGEKTTLWEGGVRGVSFVHGNMLGRRGEKCEGLMHVTDWFPTLVNIAGGTLDQAPTPLDGMNVWNTISNGDPSPRKEILLNIDVEAQTENSFRKLSTDIYEGIALRAGDMKLLLSVPNASWYKPPELDGESSMRQYTPFDKNGRLGWFQDGEKTTGGTLQVALYNITADPTEHDDLSEKLPDVVKEMKERVQYYMKGVVPPPTKTKDPKALIKALEEGIWTPWQD from the exons ATGAGTTCTCGGGGTAGCCGGAAGAAGATGGAGCTCTGCAAACTGTATCATCTTTGCATTTTAGTAACCTTGTCTTTATCAGTGGCTGTTGCAAATCGAGCTAATAAACCTCCTCATATTCTGCTCGTGGTAGCTGATGACCTCGGCTGGAGTGACGTTGGATTTCATGGTTCAAAAATCCAAACGCCGAACATTGACCAACTTGCCTCAGAAGGAGTCATTCTTGACAACTACTATGTTATGCCGATTTGTACGCCGACGAGAAGCGCACTCTTAACGGGAATGTACCCAATTCACACTG GCTTGCAGCACTTAGTTCTCTTTCCATCGAGTCCCTATGGATTGTCGACTAACTTTACCACTTTACCTCAGAAGCTCAAAGAATCAG GTTATGCCACACACATGGTTGGTAAATGGCACCTTGGCTACAACAAGTGGGAGATTACACCAACATATCGTGGTTTTGATACATTCTATGGTTTTTACAATGGTCAGGAAGACCATTACTCTCATAAAGTATTAGACATCCTAGACCTTCGAGACAACGAGGAGCCAGTGAGGGACCTGGATGGAACATTTGGTACATTTGCTTTTGCGGAG CGAGCGAAGAAAGTCATCGAGTCACATAATTCTTCCGCTCCCTTGTTTTTGTACATGGCATTCCAAAATGTCCATATTCCACTCCAAGTCCCAAAACGGTATTCCGACAAGTACAGCTTTATTGATGATGAAGATCGCAGAACTTACGCTGGTATGGTGGATATTTTGGACGAAGCCGTTGGCAACATTACACAGGCCATGAAGGATGCTGG ATTATGGAAGGACACCCTCATGGTTTTCACTACTGATAATGGAGGATGGCATAATCATGGTGGATTCAACTGGCCGCTTCGAGGGGAGAAGACAACGTTATGGGAGGGAGGGGTTAGAGGGGTAAGCTTTGTCCATGGAAACATGCTTGGCAGAAGAGGAGAGAAATGTGAAGGCCTCATGCATGTTACAGACTGGTTTCCAACATTGGTCAATATTGCAG GTGGTACCCTTGATCAAGCACCAACTCCGCTGGATGGTATGAATGTGTGGAATACTATTTCCAATGGCGATCCGTCACCCAGAAAGGAAATACTTCTCAATATTGATGTGGAGGCTCAAACGGAAAATTCTTTTAGAAAATTATCGACTGACATCTACGAAGGGATTGCTCTGAGGGCAGGAGACATGAAACTTCTTTTGAGTGTTCCTAATGCCTCATGGTATAAGCCCCCGGAGCTCGATGGAGAGTCAAGTATGAGGCAGTACACACCCTTTGATAAAAACGGCAGGCTCGGCTGGTTTCAAGATGGAGAAAAG ACCACGGGGGGAACTCTGCAAGTTGCACTGTACAACATAACCGCTGACCCAACGGAGCACGACGACCTCAGTGAGAAACTTCCAGACGTGgtaaaggaaatgaaagaaagagTGCAGTATTACATGAAGGGGGTTGTGCCTCCACCCACCAAAACTAAAGACCCTAAAGCTCTTATAAAAGCATTGGAGGAAGGCATTTGGACGCCTTGGCAAGACTAA